The sequence GGCAGCGGCCCTTCCCGCTGTTCGGCAAGCGCCGCCAGCTTCCTGCCGATCTCGATGCGGACATCGCCGCGATAGAGGATGAAGCGCCAGGGTTCGAGCCGGCCATGGTCAGGCACGCGCGTGGCGGCGGCGATCATCGTTGCGATCTCGGCGTCGTTGGGCGCCGGCTCCTTGAGGTCGGGAATCGGCGCTGAATTTCGGGTCAGCAGGAAGTCGATAATCGGCGACGCCATGGGCGCAGGTCTCCTGAACACTCTGTTTTGAGCTGAAGCGCACCATCGGGAATTCGGGCGGCTCGTGCAAAGGCGCGCAAGCGCCGGGCTGAAGAGTCTATGGATCGGACTCTTAAGCCTTGAAATTGCCACCGCCATGGGCTTCAACGCAAGGCATGTTTGAGGGGCGACTGCGTCTTTTCCTGGTTTGGCTCTGCGCCGCGCTGTTCCTGCTGCCGGTGTCCTTGGCTGTTGCGCAGCAAAAGGATGGGATGGGCGACCTGAAACTCCCCGGAATTTCGAGCTATGCGACGCCCAAGAGCGAAACCCCGCTGGCGCTGAGCGGCGGCGGCGCCATCACCCTTTCTGCCCAGCTGACCGACAAGGGCACCGACATCACCCGTGGCCTCGTCTGGCGTGTTTTCAAACCCGTACCCGTCAACGGCAAATTGCCGATGGTCGCTTCCGCGCATGGCGGCAGTGCCGTGTTCCAGCTCGAGCCCGGCAGCTATCTGGTCCATGCCTCCTATGGCCGCGCCGGCGCCACCAAGCGCATCACTGTCGGCAAGGAAGCCAAGCGCGAAAGCCTCGTGCTCGATGCCGGCGGCCTGAAGCTCGACGCGGTTCTGTCCGGCGGCGTGCGCATTCCCCCGAAAAAACTGCGCTTCTCGATCTATGAGGGCACCGCCGAGGCCAATGGCGACCGCGCGCTGATCATTCCCGATGTCGAGCCCAACAGCGTCGTGCGGCTCAATGCCGGCATCTACCATGTCGTCTCGACCTACGGTGCGGTCAATGCGGTGATCCGCTCCGACATCCGCGTCGAGGCCGGCAAGCTGACCGAGGCCACCGTCGAGCATCACGCCGCCGAGATCACGATGAAGCTGGTGCGCGAAGCCGGTGGCGAAGCCATTGCCGACACGTCATGGTCGCTGCTCAACGAATCCGGCGATCCGATCAAGGAGTCCGTCGGCGCCTTCGCCTCGATGGTGCTTGCCGAGGGCGACTACACCATCATCGCCAAGAACCGCGACCGCATCTACCAGAAGGATTTCGCGGTCGTAGCCGGGCAGAACCAGGAAATCGAGGTTCTTGCCACCGAAGCGGCGGCCATGGACCCCGAAGAAGGCGCGGATTAGCCTTAGGCTGCGAATTTCTCTAGCTTTCAGGCGGCCAGTTTCGTCCGCGCCGGCAGGAACGGAATCCGGCGGCGCGGTACCTGCGGCGCCAGGTCGAACACACCGCGGTAGAGACGGTCGAGCAATGCCTTGCGGTCGCGCAGCGGCTCCAACTCGCTCCAGCTCAGCACATCGCCAACGCGCACGTCGATCGCCTTGCCGGAAAGCCGCGCGAATTCGTGGATGAGCATCGAAAGGCGCAGCGTCAGCGAAGCCTTACCGACGAATTTGGCCACGCGGCCATCGCGCTCGGCCATGTACATCGGCCCGCTGACCAGATGGAACAGCCGGCCGTTCTGTCCGGAAAAATGCATCGGAATGACGGACGCCTTGGCATCTTGGACCAAGCGTGCCGGAAACATCTTCCAAGGCAGGTCACGCGCCCGGCCAAAACCTTTCGGCGCGGTGGCGACGCCGCCGGCGGGAAACACGACGATGGTGACGCCCTCTTTCAGCAGCCGCACAGCCTCGTGGCGCACGGCCATATTGTTCTTCAGCGCGTCCTTGGTCTCGGAAAAGTCGATTGGCAGCGAATAGGGCTCCATCTCGCGGATCTTGAGCAGATCCTTGTGGATCATCACCCGGAACGGCCGCCCCAGTTGCTCCACCAGCGAAAGCACGGCAATGCCGTCGCCGATGCCGAACGGATGGTTGGCCACGATCACCAGC comes from Mesorhizobium japonicum MAFF 303099 and encodes:
- a CDS encoding lysophospholipid acyltransferase family protein, which codes for MLKLKTREKPFPELSYANPRQPALTRWVIHSIEGLSGRDRYAVLYDFWRRQVVPTGERVFSRMLDLIDVRIRTADQWPPAPLPDTPLVIVANHPFGIGDGIAVLSLVEQLGRPFRVMIHKDLLKIREMEPYSLPIDFSETKDALKNNMAVRHEAVRLLKEGVTIVVFPAGGVATAPKGFGRARDLPWKMFPARLVQDAKASVIPMHFSGQNGRLFHLVSGPMYMAERDGRVAKFVGKASLTLRLSMLIHEFARLSGKAIDVRVGDVLSWSELEPLRDRKALLDRLYRGVFDLAPQVPRRRIPFLPARTKLAA